One Succinispira mobilis DSM 6222 genomic window carries:
- a CDS encoding glutamine--tRNA ligase/YqeY domain fusion protein, whose amino-acid sequence MEKFNENSNFIKAIMKEDLESGKHQEIITRFPPEPNGYLHIGHAKAVLTNYLLAKEFNGKMNLRFDDTNPIKEEEEFVQGIIDDIKWLGVEYSQLLFASDTFEQMYNHALDLIKKGKAYVDDQSQEQMRETRGTLTTPGIESPYRNRSVEENLQLFEEMRQGLHPAGSRVLRAKIDMASPNMNLRDPAIYRILNTKHFNTGDKWFVYPMYDYAHPLEDAFEGVTHSLCSLEYEDHRPLYDWVIENCETPAKPRQIEFARLNMTNTVMSKRYLKQLVDEKYVEGWDDPRMPTIAGLRRRGYTPEAIINFVQEVGLSKAYSIVDGQMLEHFIREDLKLKAPRTMAVLKPLKVVITNYPEGQVEYLDAEINPEVPEMGTKKIPFSREIYIEQDDFMENPIPKYFRLFPGNEVRLKHAYFIKCNDFIKDEQGNVVEIHATYDPETKSGSGFTGRKVKGTIHWIDATKNIPADFHLYEPLLRDNAENEDTPFLERLNPNSEEIVQGFVEEDLATCQGQDKFQFFRHGYFNVDPKRSVNGKLSFNRIVSLKSSFKF is encoded by the coding sequence ATGGAAAAGTTTAATGAAAACTCTAATTTCATTAAAGCTATTATGAAAGAAGATTTAGAATCTGGTAAACACCAAGAAATAATTACACGTTTTCCTCCGGAACCAAACGGTTATTTACATATTGGTCATGCCAAAGCAGTTCTAACAAATTACCTTTTAGCTAAAGAATTTAACGGTAAAATGAATCTACGTTTTGATGATACAAATCCAATTAAAGAAGAAGAAGAGTTCGTTCAAGGAATTATTGACGACATTAAATGGCTAGGGGTTGAATATAGCCAACTGCTATTTGCTTCTGACACTTTTGAACAAATGTATAACCACGCGCTTGATTTAATCAAAAAAGGCAAAGCCTATGTTGACGATCAAAGCCAAGAACAAATGCGGGAAACGCGCGGCACTTTAACAACGCCTGGTATAGAATCGCCATATCGCAACCGCAGTGTCGAAGAAAATTTACAATTATTTGAAGAAATGCGCCAAGGTTTACATCCTGCCGGTAGTCGCGTTTTAAGAGCTAAAATCGATATGGCTTCACCTAATATGAATTTGCGCGACCCTGCTATTTATCGTATTTTAAACACCAAACATTTCAACACTGGCGACAAATGGTTTGTTTATCCAATGTACGACTATGCCCATCCCCTAGAAGACGCTTTTGAAGGAGTTACCCACTCGCTTTGCTCGTTAGAGTATGAAGATCATCGCCCACTTTATGATTGGGTAATTGAAAACTGTGAAACTCCAGCTAAACCACGTCAAATAGAGTTTGCTCGCTTAAATATGACTAATACCGTAATGTCCAAACGCTATTTAAAACAATTGGTAGATGAAAAATATGTTGAAGGTTGGGACGACCCTAGAATGCCAACTATTGCTGGCTTACGCCGTCGCGGCTATACGCCTGAGGCAATCATTAATTTTGTCCAAGAAGTCGGTCTCTCTAAAGCTTATAGCATTGTCGATGGCCAAATGCTTGAACATTTTATTCGTGAAGATTTAAAATTAAAAGCGCCTAGAACAATGGCTGTTTTAAAACCTTTAAAAGTCGTAATTACCAACTATCCAGAAGGACAAGTTGAATATTTAGATGCCGAGATCAATCCTGAAGTTCCTGAGATGGGCACTAAAAAAATTCCGTTTTCTCGCGAAATTTACATTGAACAAGATGATTTTATGGAAAATCCAATTCCTAAATATTTCCGTCTCTTCCCTGGAAATGAAGTCCGCTTAAAGCATGCTTACTTTATTAAGTGCAATGACTTTATCAAAGACGAACAAGGTAATGTTGTCGAAATCCATGCCACCTATGACCCAGAAACTAAATCAGGCTCTGGATTTACTGGTCGTAAAGTTAAAGGTACTATTCATTGGATTGATGCAACTAAAAATATCCCTGCTGATTTTCATCTGTATGAGCCTCTGTTGCGGGACAATGCCGAAAATGAAGATACGCCATTTTTAGAAAGACTAAACCCTAATTCTGAAGAAATTGTTCAAGGTTTTGTCGAAGAAGACCTTGCTACTTGCCAAGGACAAGATAAATTCCAATTTTTCCGTCATGGCTACTTCAATGTAGACCCTAAACGTTCTGTAAATGGCAAACTGTCATTTAATCGTATTGTTTCCTTAAAATCTAGTTTTAAATTTTAA
- a CDS encoding type I restriction endonuclease subunit R translates to MAKNAFYESQLEEAALEWFEELGYEVVFGPDIAPEGEYPEREDYSDVILAERLKDALGRINPKMPSSAIEDAFRQISIPQSPSLLMNNKAFQKMITDGIDVSVKQADASYRTEKVYVFDYEKPLNNELMVANQFTIVEHGVEKRPDLIVFVNGIPLVVVELKSAIDENVDISDAYNQLQTYKSVIPSLFTYNAFMVTSDGINARAGTLTSDEDRFMAWRTIDGEGTAPISIPQLEVLIKGMFQRDRFLDIIKHFILFQSDGADSMKILAGYHQYHAVNKAVDSTERATQEKGDRRIGVVWHTQGSGKSLSMVFYAGKLVINEELENPTIIIITDRNDLDDQLYSTFFKSKDLIRCTPVQANDREHLRELLNNRTSGGIIFTTIHKFAPAMHKAKEEVEEFLVAERSVPYFVPVLTDRKNVIVMADEAHRSQYGFGAEVVKDDSEADTKYGYAKYMRDSLPNASYIGFTGTPVELTDKNTKAVFGDYIDIYDMTRAVEDGTTVKIFYESRIAKLELPEEIKPQVDMEYDEITEYQELTEKEKLKSKWARLEAVVGAKERIQKVASDIVEHFEKREQAQVDAGGKGMIVAMSRRIAVELYAEIINLRSDWHSDDVMSGKIKIVMTGSSSDPEAWQKHVGTKSTRETLAKRMKDKNDELKLVIVRDMWLTGFDVPSMHTMYIDKPMSGHNLMQAIARVNRVFKDKQGGLVVDYIGIAENLKEALNQYTESDKKTTGVDTELAAQVLLEKHDLIKELLHGHDYSKFFNGKPSEKMQAIVETMDYIIGLREERKNDYIKLVNELSRAYSLCATTEIAERLNVEVGFHKAVKASLVKIISEDHKKKTTTQLDNELNQLISKAISSNEVVDILECVGLAKPNIAILSDEFLEEVKGMKQKNLAVELLSRLLKGNIKSFSRRNLVQSKKFSELLEAAIRKYQNRAIETTQIIMELIELAKEISEAEKRGEASGLTPDELAFYDALADNESAKEIMGEDILKQIARDLTVSIKNSISVDWTIRDSVQAKMKMTIKRLLKKYGYPPDKTAKAVDIVLEQTKLMCQNESH, encoded by the coding sequence ATGGCAAAGAATGCTTTTTATGAATCACAGCTTGAAGAAGCAGCTCTTGAATGGTTTGAAGAACTAGGCTACGAAGTTGTCTTTGGCCCTGATATTGCGCCTGAAGGGGAATATCCAGAGCGTGAGGATTATAGTGATGTTATTTTAGCGGAAAGATTAAAAGATGCTCTTGGGAGGATTAATCCCAAGATGCCATCCTCAGCAATTGAAGATGCTTTTAGGCAAATCAGTATTCCTCAAAGTCCGAGTCTACTAATGAACAACAAGGCTTTTCAGAAAATGATTACCGATGGGATTGACGTATCGGTTAAGCAGGCAGATGCAAGCTATAGAACAGAAAAAGTCTATGTCTTTGACTATGAAAAGCCACTCAACAATGAACTAATGGTGGCTAATCAATTCACCATTGTAGAGCATGGTGTTGAAAAAAGACCAGACCTCATTGTCTTTGTAAACGGTATACCTCTAGTAGTAGTGGAACTTAAAAGTGCGATAGATGAAAATGTAGATATCAGCGATGCTTATAACCAGCTTCAAACCTATAAAAGCGTTATTCCTTCTCTATTTACTTATAATGCCTTTATGGTAACCAGTGATGGAATCAATGCAAGAGCAGGCACTTTGACTTCCGATGAAGACCGCTTTATGGCTTGGCGAACTATCGATGGAGAGGGAACGGCGCCTATTTCAATTCCTCAGCTTGAAGTGCTTATTAAAGGAATGTTTCAACGTGACCGATTTTTAGATATTATCAAACACTTTATTTTGTTTCAAAGCGATGGGGCAGATTCAATGAAGATTTTGGCTGGTTATCATCAGTACCACGCCGTAAATAAGGCCGTAGATAGTACAGAACGAGCCACCCAGGAAAAAGGGGATAGAAGAATCGGGGTTGTATGGCATACTCAAGGGAGCGGTAAGAGCTTGTCGATGGTTTTCTATGCAGGAAAACTTGTGATCAATGAAGAACTTGAAAACCCTACAATAATTATTATTACGGATAGAAATGACCTAGACGATCAGCTGTACAGTACTTTTTTTAAGTCTAAGGATTTAATCAGATGTACACCAGTTCAAGCCAATGACAGAGAGCATTTAAGAGAACTTTTAAACAATCGGACCAGCGGTGGCATTATTTTTACCACTATTCATAAATTTGCTCCCGCAATGCATAAAGCCAAAGAAGAAGTAGAGGAATTTTTGGTTGCTGAGAGAAGTGTCCCTTATTTTGTTCCAGTACTGACAGATCGAAAAAATGTTATCGTAATGGCTGACGAAGCGCATAGAAGTCAATATGGCTTTGGGGCTGAAGTTGTAAAAGATGATAGTGAGGCGGATACTAAATATGGCTACGCCAAATATATGCGTGATAGCCTGCCAAATGCGTCATATATTGGGTTTACTGGTACTCCAGTAGAACTGACTGATAAAAACACTAAAGCGGTATTTGGAGACTATATAGATATTTACGATATGACTAGAGCCGTTGAAGATGGAACTACCGTTAAAATTTTCTATGAAAGTCGGATTGCTAAGCTAGAACTTCCAGAAGAAATAAAGCCACAAGTGGATATGGAATATGATGAAATAACGGAATATCAAGAACTCACTGAAAAAGAAAAATTAAAAAGCAAATGGGCAAGACTTGAAGCTGTTGTCGGCGCAAAAGAGCGTATTCAAAAAGTAGCAAGCGATATTGTAGAGCATTTTGAAAAGCGAGAGCAAGCTCAGGTAGATGCTGGTGGTAAGGGTATGATCGTAGCAATGAGTAGAAGAATTGCCGTAGAGCTTTACGCTGAAATCATCAACCTTAGATCAGATTGGCACAGTGATGATGTGATGTCTGGCAAAATTAAAATTGTTATGACGGGCAGTTCATCTGATCCTGAAGCGTGGCAAAAGCACGTTGGAACCAAATCTACAAGAGAAACTCTTGCAAAGCGTATGAAAGACAAAAATGATGAGCTAAAACTTGTCATTGTACGCGATATGTGGCTAACAGGTTTTGACGTACCCAGCATGCACACTATGTATATTGATAAGCCCATGAGCGGTCATAACTTAATGCAAGCCATCGCCAGGGTAAACAGGGTCTTTAAAGATAAACAGGGTGGTCTGGTAGTTGACTATATTGGTATTGCTGAGAATTTAAAAGAAGCTTTAAATCAGTACACTGAAAGCGATAAAAAGACTACAGGGGTGGATACGGAACTTGCAGCGCAAGTTTTACTTGAAAAACATGACCTTATTAAAGAATTACTTCATGGGCATGACTACAGCAAATTCTTTAATGGTAAGCCGAGTGAAAAAATGCAGGCGATTGTTGAAACCATGGACTATATTATTGGTCTTCGTGAAGAACGGAAAAACGATTACATAAAACTTGTTAATGAGTTATCAAGAGCGTATTCATTGTGCGCAACTACAGAAATTGCGGAAAGACTTAACGTTGAAGTTGGCTTTCACAAAGCAGTTAAAGCTAGCCTGGTAAAAATAATAAGTGAAGATCATAAAAAGAAAACGACCACTCAATTAGATAATGAGCTTAACCAGTTAATTTCCAAGGCGATATCTTCAAATGAAGTAGTTGATATTTTAGAATGTGTAGGTTTAGCTAAACCTAATATTGCTATTCTCTCAGACGAATTTCTTGAAGAAGTCAAAGGGATGAAACAGAAGAATTTAGCAGTTGAACTTCTTAGTAGACTTTTAAAAGGTAATATCAAATCTTTTTCAAGAAGAAATTTAGTCCAGTCTAAAAAGTTTTCCGAATTACTTGAAGCAGCTATTAGAAAATATCAAAATAGAGCTATTGAAACCACACAAATCATTATGGAGCTTATAGAACTAGCTAAAGAAATCAGTGAAGCCGAAAAACGTGGTGAAGCTTCAGGTCTTACGCCAGATGAGTTAGCTTTTTATGATGCTTTGGCAGATAATGAGTCTGCTAAAGAAATTATGGGCGAAGATATTTTAAAGCAAATCGCTAGAGATTTAACTGTTTCAATTAAAAATAGCATCAGCGTTGATTGGACGATTAGAGATAGTGTTCAAGCTAAAATGAAGATGACTATTAAAAGATTGCTTAAAAAATATGGTTATCCACCAGATAAAACAGCTAAGGCTGTGGATATTGTGCTTGAGCAAACTAAGTTGATGTGCCAGAACGAATCACATTAG
- a CDS encoding restriction endonuclease subunit S: MSSSEWREVVLDDVVDILGDGLHGTPKYDELGDYYFINGNNLVGKIAIDDKTKRVGYEEYVKYKKDLNDRTILISINGTLGNIAVYNGEKIVLGKSACYFNVKHDFSKEFIKYVMHSSIFKSYLNTHSSGTTIKNMGLKQMRAFRFQVPPLPEQTAIAATLSCLDDKIELNNRMNKNLEEMAQAIFKSWFVDFEPFQEGEFEESELGMIPKGWRVGTIEEISKEIVCGKTPSTKDKDNFGGDVPFITIPDMHGNVYITKTERYLTNKGVKTQPKKTLPKNSVVVSCIATPGLVSLTSTESQTNQQINSIICKDGIEHYYIYQCMKSFSDKIKDLGSGGSTTLNLNKSQFSKIKLIIPNENSMLKYTQIIEPIFVKILENQKKTSILIETRDTLLPKLMSGEIRVTIEEVQ; this comes from the coding sequence ATGAGTTCTAGTGAGTGGAGAGAGGTTGTATTAGATGATGTTGTTGATATTCTAGGCGATGGATTGCATGGTACACCCAAATATGACGAATTAGGCGATTATTATTTTATAAATGGAAATAATCTTGTTGGAAAAATTGCAATTGATGATAAAACAAAAAGAGTTGGATATGAAGAATACGTAAAGTATAAGAAAGATTTGAATGACAGAACAATTCTCATATCAATTAATGGAACTTTGGGTAATATAGCTGTTTACAATGGAGAAAAAATAGTACTTGGAAAAAGTGCATGCTATTTTAATGTAAAACATGATTTTAGCAAAGAGTTTATCAAATATGTCATGCATAGCAGCATATTTAAGTCATATTTGAACACCCATTCTTCTGGAACTACAATTAAGAATATGGGCTTAAAACAAATGAGAGCTTTTAGATTTCAGGTACCCCCACTCCCAGAACAAACAGCCATCGCCGCTACCCTCTCATGCCTCGATGACAAAATCGAACTCAACAATCGCATGAACAAAAACCTAGAAGAAATGGCACAGGCAATCTTTAAAAGTTGGTTTGTTGATTTTGAGCCTTTTCAAGAGGGTGAGTTTGAAGAGAGTGAACTTGGGATGATTCCTAAGGGGTGGAGAGTAGGGACGATCGAAGAGATTTCAAAAGAAATAGTTTGTGGAAAAACGCCTTCAACAAAGGATAAGGACAATTTTGGTGGCGATGTACCATTTATAACAATACCTGATATGCATGGGAATGTGTATATTACAAAAACAGAAAGATATCTTACGAATAAAGGTGTAAAAACACAGCCTAAAAAAACTTTACCTAAAAACAGTGTCGTTGTAAGTTGTATTGCAACACCAGGGCTGGTATCACTAACCTCAACAGAAAGTCAAACAAACCAACAAATTAATAGTATAATCTGCAAAGATGGTATCGAACATTATTATATTTATCAATGTATGAAAAGTTTTAGTGATAAAATTAAAGATTTGGGGAGTGGTGGAAGCACTACATTAAATCTTAATAAATCACAATTTTCTAAGATTAAGTTAATCATCCCGAATGAAAATTCTATGTTAAAGTATACTCAAATTATAGAACCAATCTTTGTGAAAATTTTAGAAAATCAGAAAAAAACAAGTATATTAATCGAAACTCGCGACACACTACTCCCCAAACTAATGTCCGGTGAAATCCGAGTGACAATTGAGGAGGTGCAGTAA